The Anoplolepis gracilipes chromosome 14, ASM4749672v1, whole genome shotgun sequence genome includes a window with the following:
- the Pcm gene encoding 5'-3' exoribonuclease 1 isoform X1 — translation MGVPKFFRYISERYPCLSEVIKEHQIPEFDYLYLDMNGIIHTCSHPNDDVCFRISEEDIFKNIFHYIEVLFNMIRPQKLFFMAIDGVAPRAKINQQRGRRFRSAKDVEIQEAKAKAKGIEIPKEKRFDSNCITPGTLFMAKLGEQLKRFVEHKVSMDDAWKKCKILFSGSEVPGEGEHKIMDYIRYMKASKDYNCDSRHCLYGLDADLIMLGLCSHEPNFSLLREEVKFGKQKVKMTPEETKFCLLHLSLLREYIEHEFSPIKDKLPFPFDIEKIIDDWVLMGFLVGNDFIPHLPNLHIANGALPILYRAYMEVLPTLEGYINEAGTLKLDRFEKFMEKLSRLDLEQFNEQYADLKFFEGKTGRRPNEAERHVYKKSEDDESAVPQKIQNKDLDALIKSTAEMSLGPFDDDDEDDSDYIIDMDDESDSDIYNMEFVQHKRDYYMNKLEYKNVDAEVLRSQAEGYVRAIQWNLRYYYEGCCSWSWYYPHHYAPYISDIKDFKDLKLEFELGEPFLPFQQLLAVLPAYSKDLLPKAFQSLLTEESSPIINYYPHDFKTDLNGKKQEWEAVVLIPFIDEKLLLAAMEPHLSKLTPDEEARNKHGPMCLYSYSDEIRSVQKATMYFPEFTNCAQLTLMNRDDIFVPREQLVVGLSSGFNLEVYYPGFPILRHLQHTAYLEKAKVKVFQQASMGENMILTIIPKKEALNVTTLASELLGKSVYVGWPHLKEAFVIGVADNNIKFSLINFLDGYSDNNLKKEEVKDLLASEWSTQKKLIRETHMSRLGIDIGDTDVLLYVRTYLGNKYIFDGQGKVTMAKQWSDFPTAYAYQTVVKDISVYSKKLPVYKTMHDIFIPGTFCFMLGHPYYGAMGEVMQHKDPKARRIKISIKTIKEPTFEAVKQAYTQQRTRYMHGSIAAQRLGISSHLLSRITGTIYVIQTLKEEVAKYNVGLNLKFNKKNEEMPGYTRKENSQWLYSAKAVELIRNYMMKCPNLFERLAQNVTNDIFQEEELFDKGSDELKDTVAWLKTQLNGIESRACGMDIVEAELVKQIEQEVKEHLKIQNIKTVFIQVKPHLLFKPGLHLCNVPPDPNSQNRLFDRIRCVRNGFSVPLGNKGIIIGIRKANNPADVMYDVLFDEPFIGGFTLSGCSAFRGYRLAATDFVNISFGERSEHGNREQIANSPGSPNKKSDQSSKSYPQMQLAKKGLEKLSRDIRLGIMSQQNTIESGSKTGIPYAAFPQNPRQNAPPNQQTSEFQALWDELHKIQKPNGPPEKIQSNPMITKVKPFSNHNMQSPQDPSAFLKAMLKIPDVNAQTNKQQSKHSTPAMTLQKATVSQKDQTLNPPPLVQQMFDHARRTEEKKDRAHSVWYSTQLLQYFSYSGAGIPKYNYITDEKTGLIVAHIMIDHARVFKGDPCVTHELATESAAKRAYKALNLSKIPTHDAKVVMTPRPQWYNNQQSNWVQNIRPPIMPMGPPKMPPIPQNLLMQPNIFYPKWNQKMPPNPAFGQTVSYNQGRQQHTKQPQQRGPQNGPKMEIKNSTTFVPLQAQKKSRNASVKQAVKETNPSVKKNSSPKVQQQQQKKEEAASPKKEKQEVVNKVKEKTLNELQQQSPQQPQYNAGKSSKPRKSRVAAKFGSAPVSNGGEPRQ, via the exons ATGGGTGTGCCGAAATTCTTTAGATACATAAGCGAGAGATACCCCTGCCTCAGCGAGGTCATAAAGGAACATCAg ATACCAgagtttgattatttatatttagacatGAACGGTATCATACATACGTGTTCCCATCCCAATGACGATGTTTGTTTTCGCATTTCTGAGgaggatatttttaaaaatatatttcactatATAGAAGTGTTATTCAACATGATACGTCCACAAAAGTTGTTCTTCATGGCGATAGATGGTGTAGCACCTCGAGCTAAGATCAATCAGCAGAGAGGCCGACGATTTAGATCCGCCAAGGATGTAGAAATACAAGAGGCTAAAGCTAAGGCAAAAGGTATAGAGATACCTAAAGAAAAGAGATTTGACTCAAATTGCATAACTCCAGGAACACTTTTTATGGCTAAACTTGGCGAACAGCTCAAACGTTTTGTTGAACATAAAGTTTCTATGGATGATGCTTggaagaaatgtaaaatattattcagcgGGTCTGAG GTTCCAGGAGAAGGAGAGCATAAAATTATggattatataagatatatgaaaGCAAGCAAAGATTACAACTGTGATTCCAGGCATTGTTTATATGGTCTAGATGctgatttaataatgttagGTCTCTGTTCTCACGAGccaaatttctctcttttaagaGAGGAGGTCAAATTTGGTAAACAAAAAGTAAAGATGACTCCTGAGGAGACAAAGTTCTGCCTTCTTCACTTGTCACTTTTACGAGAATATATAGAGCACGAGTTTTCGCCAATCAAAGACAAATTACCTTTTCCATTTgacattgaaaaaataatcgatgACTGGGTTCTAATGGGTTTTCTCGTGGGAAACGATTTTATTCCCCATTTGCCAAATTTACATATTGCCAATGGTGCACTGCCAATTCTGTACCGTGCATACATGGAAGTATTACCAACACTCGAAG GTTATATAAATGAAGCGGGAACATTAAAACTGGATcgtttcgaaaaatttatggaGAAACTTAGTCGTTTAGACTTGGAACAATTTAATGAACAATATGccgatttaaaattttttgaaggtAAAACAGGCAGACGGCCCAATGAAGCTGAACGTCATGTATATAAGAAGTCGGAGGATGACGAGAGCGCAGTTCCgcaaaagatacaaaataaagatttagatGCTCTAATTAAATCTACTGCAGAAATG TCCTTAGGTCCTTTCGATGATGATGACGAAGATGATAGTGACTATATAATCGATATGGATGATGAATCTGATAGTGATATATATAACATGGAATTTGTACAACataaaagagattattatatgaacaaattggaatataaaaatgtcgatGC AGAAGTTTTACGTTCGCAAGCTGAGGGCTATGTGAGAGCGATACAGTGgaatttacgttattattatGAGGGCTGTTGTAGCTGGTCATGGTATTATCCACATCATTATGCTCCATATATTTCAGACATAAAAGACTTTAaggatttaaaattagaatttgagTTGGGAGAACCATTCTTACCTTTCCAACAGTTATTAGCTGTTTTACCCGCATATAGTAAAGATCTACTACCAAAGGCATTCCAATCACTATTGACGGAAGAGTCTTCccctattataaattattatccgcatgattttaaaactgatttaaatggaaaaaagCAAGAGTGGGAAGCAGTTGTGCTTATTCCATTCATCGATGAAAAGCTATTGTTGGCTG CTATGGAGCCACACTTATCGAAATTAACACCAGACGAAGAGGCAAGAAATAAACATGGACCGATGTGTCTATATTCGTATAGTGACGAAATCCGAAGTGTTCAGAAGGCAACTATGTATTTCCCAGAATTTACCAATTGTGCTCAGTTAACTTTAATGAACCGGGACGACATATTTGTGCCGCGAGAACAATTAGTCGTAGGATTGTCCTCGGGTTTCAATCTCGAAGTCTATTATCCGGGATTTCCTATATTACGGCACCTACAACATACAGCGTATTTAGAAAAAGCGAAG GTCAAGGTATTCCAACAGGCATCAATGGGAGAAAATATGATCTTAACTATAATACCAAAAAAAGAAGCACTTAATGTAACGACCTTGGCGTCTGAGCTGTTAGGGAAGAGCGTGTATGTTGGATGGCCTCACTTGAAGGAGGCTTTTGTAATTGGGGTGGCTGACAACAACATAAAAttcagtttaattaatttcctagATGGTTACagcgataataatttaaaaaaggaagaagTAAAGGATTTATTAGCTTCGGAATGGAGTacacaaaagaaattaatcagaGAAAC ACATATGTCGCGTCTTGGCATAGACATAGGTGATACGGACGTGTTGCTTTACGTCCGTACATACTTGGGTAACAAGTACATTTTCGATGGTCAGGGAAAAGTGACGATGGCGAAACAATGGAGCGATTTTCCCACGGCTTACGCTTATCAGACTGTGGTTAAAGATATTTCTGTCTACAGCAAAAAACTACCGGTCTACAAAACTAtgcatgatatttttataccaggcactttttgttttatgttGGGACATCCTTATTACGGTGCAATGGGAGAG GTTATGCAACATAAGGATCCAAAAGCACGCAGAatcaaaatttctataaagacCATAAAGGAGCCAACATTTGAAGCCGTTAAACAAGCTTATACCCAACAGAGGACTCGTTATATGCATGGCAGTATTGCTGCGCAACGTCTCGGGATAAGTAGTCATCTTTTAAGTAGAATTACCGGGACAATTTATGTTATACAAACATTGAAAGAAGAAGTTGCTAAATATAATGTTGGATTGAATTTGAAGttcaataaaaagaatgaaGAG atgccTGGTTATACTAGAAAGGAGAATAGCCAGTGGCTTTACAGTGCAAAAGCAGTTGAATTGATTCGTAATTATATGATGAAATGTCCCAACTTGTTCGAACGTTTGGCTCAAAATGTAACAAACGACATTTTCCAAGAAGAGGAGCTATTCGATAAAGG ATCGGACGAGCTGAAAGATACGGTCGCATGGCTGAAAACACAATTGAACGGTATAGAAAGTCGTGCCTGTGGCATGGATATCGTCGAAGCGGAATTAGTGAAACAGATCGAACAAGAAGTAAAGGAGCACCTAAAGattcaaaatatcaaaacgGTCTTTATACAAGTGAAACCACATTTGCTCTTCAAGCCGGGATTACATCTATGTAACGTACCGCCTGATCCGAATTCGCAAAATCGTTTGTTCGACAGAATACGCTGCGTTCGAAACGGTTTCAGCGTACCCCTCGGGAACAAGGGTATTATAATAGGAATACGAAAGGCGAACAATCCGGCGGATGTAATGTATGATGTTTTATTTGACGAGCCTTTCATCG gtgGGTTTACATTAAGCGGTTGCTCTGCATTCCGCGGCTATCGTTTAGCAGCCACGGACTTCGTAAATATCAGCTTTGGCGAAAGAAGCGAGCACGGAAATCGCGAACAAATCGCGAATTCTCCAGGTTCTCCTAATAAAAAGAGCGATCAGTCGTCGAAGTCGTATCCGCAAATGCAACTTGCTAAGAAAGGGCTCGAAAAATTAAGCCGTGATATTCGTTTAGGTATAATGTCACAACAAAACACAATAGAGTCAGGCTCAAAGACGGGTATACCTTACGCGGCATTCCCTCAGAATCCCCGTCAGAACGCGCCACCTAATCAACAAACATCTGAGTTCCAAGCGTTATGGGATGAATTGCACAAGATACAG AAGCCGAACGGACCGCCCGAAAAAATACAATCGAATCCAATGATAACGAAGGTCAAGCCATTTAGCAATCATAATATGCAATCG CCACAAGATCCTAGCGCATTCTTGAAAGCTATGCTAAAAATTCCTGATGTAAATGCGCAAACAAATAAGCAACAGAGCAAACACTCTACACCTGCGATGACGCTTCAGAAAGCGACAGTTTCGCAAAAAGATCAAACATTAAATCCTCCACCTTTGGTTCAACAAATGTTTGAT CATGCCCGACGAacggaagagaaaaaagaccGAGCACATTCAGTTTGGTATAGCACacaattattgcaatatttctcaTATAGCGGAGCTGGTATACCAAAGTATAATTACATCACCGATGAAAAAACGGGTTTAATTGTTGCCCATATTATGATAGATCATGCAAGAGTTTTTAAGGGCGATCCTTGTGTCACTCATGAGCTAGCCACAGAAAGTGCTGCAAAACGAGCGTATAAG gcattaaatttaagtaaaataccGACACATGACGCGAAAGTTGTAATGACGCCTCGACCACAGTGGTATAATAATCAACAAAGTAATTGGGTCCAAAATATTCGACCTCCTATAATGCCCATGGGACCTCCGAAAATGCCACCGATTCCGCAAAATCTACTTATGCAACCTAATATATTCTACCCGAAATGGAATCAGAAAATGCCGCCAAATCCAGCGTTCGGACAAACCGTGTCGTATAATCAGGGCAGGCAACAACATACTAAACAACCACAACAAAGAGGTCCTCAGAACGGACCGAAGATGGAAATTAAGAACAGTACCACTTTCGTACCGTTACAAGCACAGAAAAAAAGCAGAAACGCCAGTGTAAAACAAGCTGTAAAAGAGACTAATCCAAGTGTCAAGAAGAATTCGAGTCCTAAAgtgcagcagcaacagcagaagaaagaagaagctGCGTCACCCAAG AAAGAAAAACAGGAGGTTGTAAATAAAGTCAAAGAAAAGACGTTAAACGAACTGCAACAACAATCGCCACAACAGCCGCAATATAATGCGGGAAAATCGTCCAAGCCCAGGAAATCACGCGTCGCCGCGAAATTTGGTTCGGCACCTGTATCAAATGGTGGTGAACCTCGTCAGTGA
- the Pcm gene encoding 5'-3' exoribonuclease 1 isoform X2, with protein sequence MGVPKFFRYISERYPCLSEVIKEHQIPEFDYLYLDMNGIIHTCSHPNDDVCFRISEEDIFKNIFHYIEVLFNMIRPQKLFFMAIDGVAPRAKINQQRGRRFRSAKDVEIQEAKAKAKGIEIPKEKRFDSNCITPGTLFMAKLGEQLKRFVEHKVSMDDAWKKCKILFSGSEVPGEGEHKIMDYIRYMKASKDYNCDSRHCLYGLDADLIMLGLCSHEPNFSLLREEVKFGKQKVKMTPEETKFCLLHLSLLREYIEHEFSPIKDKLPFPFDIEKIIDDWVLMGFLVGNDFIPHLPNLHIANGALPILYRAYMEVLPTLEGYINEAGTLKLDRFEKFMEKLSRLDLEQFNEQYADLKFFEGKTGRRPNEAERHVYKKSEDDESAVPQKIQNKDLDALIKSTAEMSLGPFDDDDEDDSDYIIDMDDESDSDIYNMEFVQHKRDYYMNKLEYKNVDAEVLRSQAEGYVRAIQWNLRYYYEGCCSWSWYYPHHYAPYISDIKDFKDLKLEFELGEPFLPFQQLLAVLPAYSKDLLPKAFQSLLTEESSPIINYYPHDFKTDLNGKKQEWEAVVLIPFIDEKLLLAAMEPHLSKLTPDEEARNKHGPMCLYSYSDEIRSVQKATMYFPEFTNCAQLTLMNRDDIFVPREQLVVGLSSGFNLEVYYPGFPILRHLQHTAYLEKAKVKVFQQASMGENMILTIIPKKEALNVTTLASELLGKSVYVGWPHLKEAFVIGVADNNIKFSLINFLDGYSDNNLKKEEVKDLLASEWSTQKKLIRETHMSRLGIDIGDTDVLLYVRTYLGNKYIFDGQGKVTMAKQWSDFPTAYAYQTVVKDISVYSKKLPVYKTMHDIFIPGTFCFMLGHPYYGAMGEVMQHKDPKARRIKISIKTIKEPTFEAVKQAYTQQRTRYMHGSIAAQRLGISSHLLSRITGTIYVIQTLKEEVAKYNVGLNLKFNKKNEEMPGYTRKENSQWLYSAKAVELIRNYMMKCPNLFERLAQNVTNDIFQEEELFDKGSDELKDTVAWLKTQLNGIESRACGMDIVEAELVKQIEQEVKEHLKIQNIKTVFIQVKPHLLFKPGLHLCNVPPDPNSQNRLFDRIRCVRNGFSVPLGNKGIIIGIRKANNPADVMYDVLFDEPFIGGFTLSGCSAFRGYRLAATDFVNISFGERSEHGNREQIANSPGSPNKKSDQSSKSYPQMQLAKKGLEKLSRDIRLGIMSQQNTIESGSKTGIPYAAFPQNPRQNAPPNQQTSEFQALWDELHKIQKPNGPPEKIQSNPMITKVKPFSNHNMQSHARRTEEKKDRAHSVWYSTQLLQYFSYSGAGIPKYNYITDEKTGLIVAHIMIDHARVFKGDPCVTHELATESAAKRAYKALNLSKIPTHDAKVVMTPRPQWYNNQQSNWVQNIRPPIMPMGPPKMPPIPQNLLMQPNIFYPKWNQKMPPNPAFGQTVSYNQGRQQHTKQPQQRGPQNGPKMEIKNSTTFVPLQAQKKSRNASVKQAVKETNPSVKKNSSPKVQQQQQKKEEAASPKKEKQEVVNKVKEKTLNELQQQSPQQPQYNAGKSSKPRKSRVAAKFGSAPVSNGGEPRQ encoded by the exons ATGGGTGTGCCGAAATTCTTTAGATACATAAGCGAGAGATACCCCTGCCTCAGCGAGGTCATAAAGGAACATCAg ATACCAgagtttgattatttatatttagacatGAACGGTATCATACATACGTGTTCCCATCCCAATGACGATGTTTGTTTTCGCATTTCTGAGgaggatatttttaaaaatatatttcactatATAGAAGTGTTATTCAACATGATACGTCCACAAAAGTTGTTCTTCATGGCGATAGATGGTGTAGCACCTCGAGCTAAGATCAATCAGCAGAGAGGCCGACGATTTAGATCCGCCAAGGATGTAGAAATACAAGAGGCTAAAGCTAAGGCAAAAGGTATAGAGATACCTAAAGAAAAGAGATTTGACTCAAATTGCATAACTCCAGGAACACTTTTTATGGCTAAACTTGGCGAACAGCTCAAACGTTTTGTTGAACATAAAGTTTCTATGGATGATGCTTggaagaaatgtaaaatattattcagcgGGTCTGAG GTTCCAGGAGAAGGAGAGCATAAAATTATggattatataagatatatgaaaGCAAGCAAAGATTACAACTGTGATTCCAGGCATTGTTTATATGGTCTAGATGctgatttaataatgttagGTCTCTGTTCTCACGAGccaaatttctctcttttaagaGAGGAGGTCAAATTTGGTAAACAAAAAGTAAAGATGACTCCTGAGGAGACAAAGTTCTGCCTTCTTCACTTGTCACTTTTACGAGAATATATAGAGCACGAGTTTTCGCCAATCAAAGACAAATTACCTTTTCCATTTgacattgaaaaaataatcgatgACTGGGTTCTAATGGGTTTTCTCGTGGGAAACGATTTTATTCCCCATTTGCCAAATTTACATATTGCCAATGGTGCACTGCCAATTCTGTACCGTGCATACATGGAAGTATTACCAACACTCGAAG GTTATATAAATGAAGCGGGAACATTAAAACTGGATcgtttcgaaaaatttatggaGAAACTTAGTCGTTTAGACTTGGAACAATTTAATGAACAATATGccgatttaaaattttttgaaggtAAAACAGGCAGACGGCCCAATGAAGCTGAACGTCATGTATATAAGAAGTCGGAGGATGACGAGAGCGCAGTTCCgcaaaagatacaaaataaagatttagatGCTCTAATTAAATCTACTGCAGAAATG TCCTTAGGTCCTTTCGATGATGATGACGAAGATGATAGTGACTATATAATCGATATGGATGATGAATCTGATAGTGATATATATAACATGGAATTTGTACAACataaaagagattattatatgaacaaattggaatataaaaatgtcgatGC AGAAGTTTTACGTTCGCAAGCTGAGGGCTATGTGAGAGCGATACAGTGgaatttacgttattattatGAGGGCTGTTGTAGCTGGTCATGGTATTATCCACATCATTATGCTCCATATATTTCAGACATAAAAGACTTTAaggatttaaaattagaatttgagTTGGGAGAACCATTCTTACCTTTCCAACAGTTATTAGCTGTTTTACCCGCATATAGTAAAGATCTACTACCAAAGGCATTCCAATCACTATTGACGGAAGAGTCTTCccctattataaattattatccgcatgattttaaaactgatttaaatggaaaaaagCAAGAGTGGGAAGCAGTTGTGCTTATTCCATTCATCGATGAAAAGCTATTGTTGGCTG CTATGGAGCCACACTTATCGAAATTAACACCAGACGAAGAGGCAAGAAATAAACATGGACCGATGTGTCTATATTCGTATAGTGACGAAATCCGAAGTGTTCAGAAGGCAACTATGTATTTCCCAGAATTTACCAATTGTGCTCAGTTAACTTTAATGAACCGGGACGACATATTTGTGCCGCGAGAACAATTAGTCGTAGGATTGTCCTCGGGTTTCAATCTCGAAGTCTATTATCCGGGATTTCCTATATTACGGCACCTACAACATACAGCGTATTTAGAAAAAGCGAAG GTCAAGGTATTCCAACAGGCATCAATGGGAGAAAATATGATCTTAACTATAATACCAAAAAAAGAAGCACTTAATGTAACGACCTTGGCGTCTGAGCTGTTAGGGAAGAGCGTGTATGTTGGATGGCCTCACTTGAAGGAGGCTTTTGTAATTGGGGTGGCTGACAACAACATAAAAttcagtttaattaatttcctagATGGTTACagcgataataatttaaaaaaggaagaagTAAAGGATTTATTAGCTTCGGAATGGAGTacacaaaagaaattaatcagaGAAAC ACATATGTCGCGTCTTGGCATAGACATAGGTGATACGGACGTGTTGCTTTACGTCCGTACATACTTGGGTAACAAGTACATTTTCGATGGTCAGGGAAAAGTGACGATGGCGAAACAATGGAGCGATTTTCCCACGGCTTACGCTTATCAGACTGTGGTTAAAGATATTTCTGTCTACAGCAAAAAACTACCGGTCTACAAAACTAtgcatgatatttttataccaggcactttttgttttatgttGGGACATCCTTATTACGGTGCAATGGGAGAG GTTATGCAACATAAGGATCCAAAAGCACGCAGAatcaaaatttctataaagacCATAAAGGAGCCAACATTTGAAGCCGTTAAACAAGCTTATACCCAACAGAGGACTCGTTATATGCATGGCAGTATTGCTGCGCAACGTCTCGGGATAAGTAGTCATCTTTTAAGTAGAATTACCGGGACAATTTATGTTATACAAACATTGAAAGAAGAAGTTGCTAAATATAATGTTGGATTGAATTTGAAGttcaataaaaagaatgaaGAG atgccTGGTTATACTAGAAAGGAGAATAGCCAGTGGCTTTACAGTGCAAAAGCAGTTGAATTGATTCGTAATTATATGATGAAATGTCCCAACTTGTTCGAACGTTTGGCTCAAAATGTAACAAACGACATTTTCCAAGAAGAGGAGCTATTCGATAAAGG ATCGGACGAGCTGAAAGATACGGTCGCATGGCTGAAAACACAATTGAACGGTATAGAAAGTCGTGCCTGTGGCATGGATATCGTCGAAGCGGAATTAGTGAAACAGATCGAACAAGAAGTAAAGGAGCACCTAAAGattcaaaatatcaaaacgGTCTTTATACAAGTGAAACCACATTTGCTCTTCAAGCCGGGATTACATCTATGTAACGTACCGCCTGATCCGAATTCGCAAAATCGTTTGTTCGACAGAATACGCTGCGTTCGAAACGGTTTCAGCGTACCCCTCGGGAACAAGGGTATTATAATAGGAATACGAAAGGCGAACAATCCGGCGGATGTAATGTATGATGTTTTATTTGACGAGCCTTTCATCG gtgGGTTTACATTAAGCGGTTGCTCTGCATTCCGCGGCTATCGTTTAGCAGCCACGGACTTCGTAAATATCAGCTTTGGCGAAAGAAGCGAGCACGGAAATCGCGAACAAATCGCGAATTCTCCAGGTTCTCCTAATAAAAAGAGCGATCAGTCGTCGAAGTCGTATCCGCAAATGCAACTTGCTAAGAAAGGGCTCGAAAAATTAAGCCGTGATATTCGTTTAGGTATAATGTCACAACAAAACACAATAGAGTCAGGCTCAAAGACGGGTATACCTTACGCGGCATTCCCTCAGAATCCCCGTCAGAACGCGCCACCTAATCAACAAACATCTGAGTTCCAAGCGTTATGGGATGAATTGCACAAGATACAG AAGCCGAACGGACCGCCCGAAAAAATACAATCGAATCCAATGATAACGAAGGTCAAGCCATTTAGCAATCATAATATGCAATCG CATGCCCGACGAacggaagagaaaaaagaccGAGCACATTCAGTTTGGTATAGCACacaattattgcaatatttctcaTATAGCGGAGCTGGTATACCAAAGTATAATTACATCACCGATGAAAAAACGGGTTTAATTGTTGCCCATATTATGATAGATCATGCAAGAGTTTTTAAGGGCGATCCTTGTGTCACTCATGAGCTAGCCACAGAAAGTGCTGCAAAACGAGCGTATAAG gcattaaatttaagtaaaataccGACACATGACGCGAAAGTTGTAATGACGCCTCGACCACAGTGGTATAATAATCAACAAAGTAATTGGGTCCAAAATATTCGACCTCCTATAATGCCCATGGGACCTCCGAAAATGCCACCGATTCCGCAAAATCTACTTATGCAACCTAATATATTCTACCCGAAATGGAATCAGAAAATGCCGCCAAATCCAGCGTTCGGACAAACCGTGTCGTATAATCAGGGCAGGCAACAACATACTAAACAACCACAACAAAGAGGTCCTCAGAACGGACCGAAGATGGAAATTAAGAACAGTACCACTTTCGTACCGTTACAAGCACAGAAAAAAAGCAGAAACGCCAGTGTAAAACAAGCTGTAAAAGAGACTAATCCAAGTGTCAAGAAGAATTCGAGTCCTAAAgtgcagcagcaacagcagaagaaagaagaagctGCGTCACCCAAG AAAGAAAAACAGGAGGTTGTAAATAAAGTCAAAGAAAAGACGTTAAACGAACTGCAACAACAATCGCCACAACAGCCGCAATATAATGCGGGAAAATCGTCCAAGCCCAGGAAATCACGCGTCGCCGCGAAATTTGGTTCGGCACCTGTATCAAATGGTGGTGAACCTCGTCAGTGA